From the Aerococcus viridans genome, the window AAGAAGAGATGCATTACAAGCGGAAGATCACAAGTTAAACAAATCGCAACGTAATGCCTTAATTGCTGCTATTGTTGCATCAGGGACAGATGATTTGAACGTGATGTTCTTATCATTTTCAATGTCATCTATCATCAGCCAACTAGGGATTTCGAGTGTAGCTGCCGGCTGGATCGCGACAATTACCAACTTAGGGATGTTAGCTGGAGGTTTACTATTCGGTGTCTTAGCTGACCGTTGGGACAAAATGAAGGTTTTCTACTTAACGATTCTAACTTTCTCTATCGCAACAGCTTTAATCTTCTTCACGCCAAATATTCAATACCTATACCTATTACGCTTTATCGCGGGTATCGGGGTTGGTGGTGAGTACGGGGTAGCCATCTCGATTATGGCCGGACTTGTTCCTGCTAAACAATTAGGCCGGATTTCATCCTTGAACGGGATTGTCGGCCAAATCGGTTCCATCAGTTCGGCGCTTCTAGCAGGTTTTATCGTGCCAACGCTTGGTTGGAGAGGCTTGTTCCTATTCGGCATCTTACCAATCCTAGTTGTTGTGTGGGCTAAATTAACCATTAATGAAGATGAATTAGGTATTAACACAGACGAAGTCACAGAAGACCTTGTAGACGTTGATGACAAGGAGAAGCCTGCTATTAGAGACTTGTTCAAGACACCGGGCCAAACTTACCAGACTTTGATTTTAATGGTGA encodes:
- a CDS encoding MFS transporter encodes the protein MEKIIEKNTRRDALQAEDHKLNKSQRNALIAAIVASGTDDLNVMFLSFSMSSIISQLGISSVAAGWIATITNLGMLAGGLLFGVLADRWDKMKVFYLTILTFSIATALIFFTPNIQYLYLLRFIAGIGVGGEYGVAISIMAGLVPAKQLGRISSLNGIVGQIGSISSALLAGFIVPTLGWRGLFLFGILPILVVVWAKLTINEDELGINTDEVTEDLVDVDDKEKPAIRDLFKTPGQTYQTLILMVMTTVQIAGYFGMMNWLPTIMQEQVGVTVSGSSTWMVTTILGMCLGMLTFGQILDRLGPRLSYGMYLIASAVSVYLFTFANSAMTILIGGAVVGFFVNGMFAGYGAMISRLYPFKVNAIANNTILNVGRAVGGFSSVIIGFILDASGVGMVMLFLASLYLVSFIAMMSLPQLKQANYEQHQLNIRHKALDK